In Streptomyces sp. RFCAC02, the following proteins share a genomic window:
- a CDS encoding HAMP domain-containing protein — protein sequence MRDGNMRKRLTVVGEGPMAEIAAVYNQVADRGLHLTGQLSSVRRLVGREGKLTERMETGVLEGAWGRAVDDANDLVDDLVRPMSEVGRVLTAVAEGDLEQRMELRVEARDGTGRPLRGEFLRVGRTVNGLVDHLSQFTDEVTRVAREVGTEGKLGGQARVRGMSGSWKGLTDSVNTMAARLTAQVRDISTVTKAVNEGDLSRKVTVHVAGEMLELKDTVNTMVDQLSSFQSEVTRVAREVGTDGVLGGQAQVKNVAGVWKDLTDSVNTMAGNLTKQVREIAQVTTAVANGDLSQKITVRARGEVAQLADTINNMTLTLQSFADEVTRTATEIGTDGTLGGQARVQGVAGVWKELTDSVNTAFRNLTAQVRDIAQVTTAVANGDLSQKVTVDVSGEMLELKSTVNRMVDQLSSFQSEVTRVAREIGDEGVLGGQASVLGVAGAWKDLTDSVNTAFRNLTGQVRNIAQVTTAVANGDLSQKVTVDVSGEMLELKSTVNTMVDQLSSFADQVTRVATEVGIEGRLGGQAQVVGVSGTWKALTDSVNRMASNLTDQVRNIAQVTTAVARGDLTQKIAVDARGEILELKTTVNTMVDQLSSFADQVTRVAREVGTEGRLGGQAQVSGVAGTWRDLTDSVNGMANNLTDQVRNIAQVATAVARGDLTQRITVDARGEILGLKETLNTMVDQLSSFAEQVTRVAVEVGTEGRLGGQAQVEGVAGTWRDLTESVNSMANNLTDQVRNIAQVTTAVAQGDLTKKITVDARGEILVLVTTVNTMVDQLSSFADQVTRVAREVGTEGKLGGQAQVRGVSGTWKALTDNVNLMARNLTTQVRNISEVATAVANGDLSKKVTVEASGEVAQLADTVNRMVTTLSSFAAEVTRVAREVGTEGRLGGQAKVPGVSGTWRDLTESVNRMASNLTGQVRNIRMVTTAIAQGDLTKKMDIDARGEIFELKQTLNTMVDQLSLFAEQVTRVAREVGTEGRLGGQARVPGVAGTWNDLTDSMNEMAANLTRQMRGIARVAEFVDRGDHNVRIDMDAAGEILTVQESVNKMIINLRETTLANKETDWLKSNLARISALLQGRRDLKDVASLVMSELVPAVTAQHGAFFLAVQTDGDVVGTSEEEEIDPDAYELRMIGSYGYPSGFQTMSFRPRESLVGTAADERKMIAFGPTPEGYLKISSGLGEAPPVFVVALPVLFEGRVLGVLELASFKPFTQIERDFLGQMAEMIATSVNTIAVNTRTELLLQGSRKLADKLKLQTDELEEQRKALQESNSELREKADLLAQTNRRIEVKNSEIEEARRGLQERAEQLAVSMRYKSEFLANMSHELRTPLNSLLILAKLLADNAEGNLSPKQVEFAETIHGAGSDLLQLINDILDLSKVEAGKMDISPTRIALVQLVDYIEASFRPLTAEKSLEFSVRVSPELPATLHTDEQRLLQVLRNLLSNAVKFTDAGSVELVIRPVTTEVPQELRDQLLENGAGLAADAPMVAFAVSDTGIGIAASKMRVIFEAFKQADGTTSRKYGGTGLGLSISREIARLLGGEIHAASEPGRGSTFTLYLPLQPTELPPPGYGQLGGGTPAIEGRRPGRALEAGPSAGGGEAGERADAPAAEADSGSRRASAAAEQAAESLTRRHRERFQEHGAAGVRERAESAGGRAADSAPADEARLRRLYRQFKGRKVLIVDDDVRNVFALTSVLEQHGLRVLYAENGREGIEVLESNEDVVLVLMDIMMPEMDGYATTAAIRRMPQFAGLPIIALTAKAMKGDREKTIESGASDYVTKPVDNEQLLTVMSQWMGADE from the coding sequence ATGCGGGACGGCAACATGCGCAAACGCCTCACCGTCGTCGGTGAGGGGCCGATGGCGGAGATCGCGGCCGTCTACAACCAGGTCGCCGACCGCGGCCTGCACCTGACCGGACAGCTCTCGTCCGTACGGCGGCTCGTCGGCCGGGAGGGCAAGCTCACCGAGCGCATGGAGACGGGCGTCCTCGAGGGCGCGTGGGGCAGGGCCGTCGACGACGCGAACGACCTCGTGGACGACCTCGTGCGGCCCATGTCGGAGGTCGGGCGGGTCCTCACGGCGGTCGCCGAGGGCGATCTCGAACAGCGCATGGAACTGCGGGTCGAGGCGAGGGACGGGACGGGCCGGCCGCTGCGCGGTGAGTTCCTGCGGGTCGGGCGTACCGTCAACGGGCTCGTCGACCACCTCTCGCAGTTCACCGACGAGGTCACGCGGGTGGCCCGTGAGGTCGGCACCGAGGGGAAGCTCGGCGGCCAGGCCAGGGTGCGGGGCATGTCCGGCTCGTGGAAGGGCCTCACCGACTCCGTCAACACGATGGCGGCCCGTCTCACGGCCCAGGTCCGGGACATCTCGACCGTCACCAAGGCCGTCAACGAGGGCGACCTCTCGCGGAAGGTCACCGTCCATGTGGCGGGCGAGATGCTGGAGCTCAAGGACACCGTGAACACCATGGTGGACCAGCTCTCCTCGTTCCAGTCCGAGGTCACGCGGGTGGCCCGTGAGGTCGGTACGGACGGTGTGCTCGGCGGGCAGGCGCAGGTCAAGAACGTCGCGGGTGTCTGGAAGGACCTCACCGACTCGGTCAACACCATGGCCGGGAACCTGACGAAGCAGGTCCGTGAGATCGCGCAGGTCACCACGGCCGTGGCCAACGGCGACCTGTCCCAGAAGATCACGGTCAGGGCGCGCGGCGAGGTCGCGCAGCTCGCCGACACGATCAACAACATGACGCTCACCCTCCAGTCGTTCGCCGACGAGGTGACGCGCACGGCCACCGAGATCGGTACGGACGGGACGCTCGGCGGGCAGGCCCGTGTGCAGGGCGTGGCCGGGGTGTGGAAGGAGCTGACGGACTCCGTCAACACCGCCTTCCGCAATTTGACGGCGCAGGTCCGCGACATCGCCCAGGTGACGACGGCGGTGGCGAACGGTGATCTGTCGCAGAAGGTCACGGTGGATGTTTCCGGCGAGATGCTGGAGCTCAAGAGCACGGTGAACCGGATGGTCGACCAGCTCTCGTCCTTCCAGTCGGAGGTCACGCGGGTCGCGCGGGAGATCGGCGACGAGGGTGTGCTCGGCGGTCAGGCGTCCGTCCTCGGGGTCGCGGGCGCGTGGAAGGACCTCACCGACTCCGTGAACACGGCGTTCCGCAACCTCACGGGCCAGGTCCGCAACATCGCCCAGGTGACGACGGCGGTGGCGAACGGTGATCTGTCGCAGAAGGTCACCGTGGACGTTTCCGGCGAGATGCTGGAGCTCAAGAGCACGGTCAACACGATGGTGGACCAGCTCTCGTCGTTCGCGGACCAGGTGACGCGGGTCGCCACCGAGGTGGGCATCGAGGGGCGGCTCGGCGGCCAGGCGCAGGTCGTCGGTGTCAGCGGCACCTGGAAGGCGCTCACCGACTCGGTGAACCGCATGGCGTCGAACCTGACCGACCAGGTCCGCAACATCGCGCAGGTCACGACGGCGGTCGCGCGGGGCGACCTGACGCAGAAGATCGCCGTCGACGCGCGCGGCGAGATCCTGGAGCTGAAGACCACCGTCAACACGATGGTGGACCAGCTCTCCTCGTTCGCCGACCAGGTGACGCGGGTGGCCCGCGAGGTGGGGACGGAGGGCCGCCTGGGCGGTCAGGCACAGGTGTCCGGTGTGGCCGGGACGTGGCGTGACCTGACGGACTCCGTGAACGGGATGGCGAACAACCTGACCGATCAGGTGCGGAACATCGCCCAGGTCGCCACGGCGGTCGCTCGGGGTGACCTGACGCAGCGGATCACCGTGGACGCGCGGGGCGAGATCCTCGGCCTCAAGGAGACGCTGAACACGATGGTGGACCAGCTCTCCTCGTTCGCCGAGCAGGTGACCCGGGTCGCCGTCGAGGTGGGTACGGAGGGGCGCCTGGGCGGTCAGGCGCAGGTCGAGGGCGTCGCCGGCACGTGGCGTGACCTCACGGAGTCCGTCAACAGCATGGCGAACAACCTGACCGACCAGGTGCGGAACATCGCCCAGGTCACGACCGCCGTGGCGCAGGGCGACCTGACGAAGAAGATCACGGTCGACGCGCGCGGCGAGATCCTGGTCCTCGTCACCACGGTGAACACGATGGTGGACCAGCTCTCGTCGTTCGCGGACCAGGTGACGCGGGTGGCCCGTGAGGTGGGTACGGAGGGCAAGCTCGGGGGCCAGGCGCAGGTGCGCGGGGTCTCGGGCACCTGGAAGGCGCTCACCGACAATGTGAACCTCATGGCCCGCAACCTCACCACCCAGGTGCGGAACATCTCGGAGGTCGCCACGGCGGTGGCCAACGGTGACCTGTCCAAGAAGGTGACGGTCGAGGCCAGCGGCGAGGTCGCGCAGCTCGCCGACACGGTGAACCGGATGGTGACGACGCTGTCGTCGTTCGCCGCCGAGGTGACCCGCGTGGCCCGCGAGGTGGGCACGGAGGGCCGACTCGGCGGGCAGGCGAAGGTGCCCGGCGTCTCCGGGACGTGGCGTGACCTGACCGAGTCCGTGAACCGCATGGCGTCCAACCTGACCGGGCAGGTCCGCAACATCCGGATGGTCACGACGGCCATCGCGCAGGGTGACCTGACCAAGAAGATGGACATCGACGCGCGCGGTGAGATCTTCGAGCTGAAGCAGACGCTCAACACGATGGTGGACCAGCTCTCGCTGTTCGCCGAGCAGGTGACGAGGGTCGCCCGCGAGGTGGGTACGGAGGGGCGGCTCGGCGGTCAGGCGCGGGTGCCGGGGGTGGCCGGCACCTGGAACGACCTCACGGACTCCATGAACGAGATGGCGGCCAACCTGACGCGTCAGATGCGGGGCATCGCGCGGGTCGCCGAGTTCGTCGACCGCGGTGACCACAACGTGCGCATCGACATGGACGCGGCGGGCGAGATCCTGACCGTCCAGGAGAGCGTCAACAAGATGATCATCAACCTGCGGGAGACGACGCTCGCCAACAAGGAGACGGACTGGCTCAAGAGCAATCTCGCGCGGATCTCGGCGCTGCTCCAGGGGCGGCGCGACCTCAAGGACGTGGCGAGCCTCGTCATGAGCGAGCTGGTGCCCGCGGTGACGGCGCAGCACGGCGCGTTCTTCCTTGCGGTGCAGACGGACGGCGACGTCGTCGGCACGTCCGAGGAGGAGGAGATCGACCCGGACGCGTACGAGCTGCGGATGATCGGCAGCTACGGGTACCCGTCGGGCTTCCAGACGATGTCGTTCCGCCCGCGCGAGTCGCTGGTGGGCACGGCGGCCGACGAGCGGAAGATGATCGCGTTCGGGCCGACGCCTGAGGGGTATCTCAAGATCTCCTCCGGGCTCGGCGAGGCGCCGCCGGTGTTCGTCGTGGCGCTGCCGGTGCTGTTCGAGGGGCGCGTGCTCGGTGTGCTGGAGCTGGCCTCGTTCAAGCCGTTCACGCAGATCGAGCGCGACTTCCTCGGACAGATGGCCGAGATGATCGCGACGAGCGTCAACACGATCGCGGTCAACACCCGTACGGAGTTGCTGCTCCAGGGATCGCGGAAGCTCGCGGACAAGCTCAAGCTCCAGACGGATGAGCTGGAGGAGCAGCGCAAGGCCCTGCAGGAGTCCAACTCGGAGCTGCGGGAGAAGGCTGACCTCCTGGCGCAGACCAACCGCCGCATCGAGGTGAAGAACTCGGAGATCGAGGAGGCGCGGCGTGGTCTGCAGGAGCGGGCCGAGCAACTGGCCGTGTCGATGCGGTACAAGTCCGAGTTCCTGGCGAACATGTCGCACGAGCTGCGCACCCCGCTGAACTCGCTGCTGATCCTGGCGAAGCTGCTCGCCGACAACGCCGAGGGGAATCTGTCGCCGAAGCAGGTGGAGTTCGCCGAGACGATCCACGGCGCGGGCTCCGACCTGCTGCAGCTGATCAACGACATCCTCGACCTGTCGAAGGTCGAGGCGGGCAAGATGGACATCAGCCCGACGCGGATCGCGCTGGTGCAGCTCGTGGACTACATCGAGGCGTCGTTCCGGCCGCTGACGGCGGAGAAGAGCCTGGAGTTCTCGGTGCGGGTCTCGCCGGAGCTGCCGGCGACGCTCCACACGGACGAGCAGCGGCTGCTGCAGGTCCTGCGCAACCTCCTGTCGAACGCGGTCAAGTTCACCGACGCGGGTTCGGTGGAGCTGGTGATCCGGCCGGTGACCACCGAGGTGCCGCAGGAGCTCAGGGACCAGCTCCTGGAGAACGGCGCGGGGCTCGCGGCGGACGCGCCGATGGTCGCGTTCGCCGTGTCGGACACCGGTATCGGGATCGCGGCGAGCAAGATGCGGGTGATCTTCGAGGCGTTCAAGCAGGCCGACGGGACGACGAGCCGCAAGTACGGCGGTACGGGCCTCGGGCTGTCGATCAGCCGGGAGATCGCGCGGCTGCTCGGCGGGGAGATCCACGCGGCGAGCGAGCCGGGGCGCGGGTCCACCTTCACGCTCTACCTGCCGCTGCAGCCCACGGAGTTGCCGCCGCCCGGGTACGGGCAGCTCGGCGGGGGGACGCCGGCGATCGAGGGGCGGCGTCCCGGCCGCGCGCTGGAGGCGGGGCCGTCCGCCGGTGGCGGGGAGGCCGGTGAGCGGGCGGACGCTCCGGCCGCCGAGGCGGATTCCGGCAGCCGGCGCGCCTCCGCCGCGGCGGAGCAGGCGGCCGAGTCGCTGACCCGGCGGCACCGTGAGCGGTTCCAGGAGCACGGGGCCGCCGGTGTCAGGGAACGCGCGGAGAGTGCCGGTGGCCGCGCGGCGGATTCCGCGCCGGCCGACGAGGCGCGGCTGAGGCGGCTGTACCGGCAGTTCAAGGGCCGCAAGGTGCTGATCGTCGACGACGACGTGCGCAATGTCTTCGCGCTCACGAGCGTCCTCGAACAGCACGGGCTGCGGGTCCTGTACGCGGAGAACGGCCGGGAGGGCATCGAGGTCCTGGAGTCGAACGAGGACGTCGTCCTGGTGCTGATGGACATCATGATGCCCGAGATGGACGGATACGCGACGACCGCAGCGATCCGGCGGATGCCGCAGTTCGCCGGGCTGCCGATCATCGCGCTCACGGCGAAGGCGATGAAGGGCGACCGGGAGAAGACCATCGAGTCCGGCGCGTCCGACTATGTGACCAAACCGGTCGACAACGAACAGCTGTTGACCGTCATGAGTCAGTGGATGGGCGCCGACGAGTGA
- a CDS encoding response regulator produces the protein MVQKAKILLVDDRPENLLALEAILSALDQTLVRASSGEEALKALLTEDFAVILLDVQMPGMDGFETAAHIKRRERTRDIPIIFLTAINHGPHHTFRGYAAGAVDYISKPFDPWVLRAKVSVFVDLHMKNVQLREQAQLLRRELESSGIQSTDAERRAGGLLPELSARLAAVEEQAEVLSKEVAESGGSAAVSTAAHLERKLAGLRRALDALQPGAGEATSVDSR, from the coding sequence ATGGTGCAGAAGGCCAAGATCCTCCTGGTCGATGACCGGCCCGAGAATCTGCTGGCGCTGGAGGCGATCCTCTCGGCGCTCGATCAGACGCTGGTCCGGGCATCGTCAGGGGAGGAAGCGCTCAAGGCGCTGCTCACAGAGGACTTCGCGGTGATCCTGCTCGACGTCCAGATGCCGGGCATGGACGGCTTCGAGACGGCCGCGCACATCAAGCGGCGCGAGCGCACCCGCGACATCCCCATCATCTTCCTGACCGCGATCAATCACGGTCCCCACCACACCTTCCGCGGCTACGCGGCCGGTGCGGTGGACTACATCTCGAAGCCCTTCGACCCGTGGGTGCTGCGGGCGAAGGTGTCCGTGTTCGTCGACCTGCACATGAAGAACGTGCAACTGCGGGAACAGGCACAACTGTTGCGGCGCGAGCTGGAGAGCAGCGGCATCCAGTCCACGGACGCCGAGCGCCGTGCGGGCGGGCTCCTGCCCGAGCTCTCCGCCCGGCTCGCGGCCGTCGAGGAGCAGGCGGAGGTGCTCTCCAAGGAGGTCGCCGAGTCCGGCGGCAGCGCCGCCGTGTCCACCGCGGCGCACCTGGAGCGCAAGCTCGCCGGGCTGCGCCGCGCGCTGGACGCGCTGCAGCCGGGCGCCGGCGAAGCGACCTCGGTCGACTCCCGCTGA